A genome region from Mycolicibacterium litorale includes the following:
- a CDS encoding ATP-dependent helicase — protein MTDRYSPAELASALGLFAPTDEQAAVIAAPPGPVVVIAGAGAGKTETMAARVVWLVANGYATPGQVLGLTFTRKAAGQLLRRVRTRLARLAGAGLVPAGAAGSDAVDDPPTVSTYHAFAGTLLREHGLLLPIEPETRLITATEMWQLAHRVVCEHPGPLEIDKTPAVVTSMVLRLAGQLAEHLVDTDELRDTHVELERLVHTLPAGPHQRDRGPSQWLLRMLATQTERTELIPLIDALHRRMQDEKVMDFGMQMAAAARLAAAFPQVGVQLRERYRVVLLDEYQDTGHAQRVALSALFGGGVDDALALTAVGDPIQSIYGWRGASATNLPRFATDFPRSDGSPAPTLELRTSWRNPPSTLHLANAVSAEARQRSVAVRSLRPRPGAEPGTIRLALLNDVALERDWVADAVADRYHAARAEGQPPPTAAVLLRRNADAAPMADALTARGVPVEVVGLAGLLGITEVADVVAMLRLVADPTAGAAAVRTVTGPRWRLGGRDIAALWRRAVDIDGAGSAGPDATAAQIVARAAPDADAACLADAICDPGPAERYSAEGYRRIVALGRELTSLRGHLGLPLPDLVAEVRRVLGVDAEARAGMPVAAGWSGTEHLDAFVDVVADYASRPGATIDGLLAYLDAAVEVENGLAPAELAVSTERVQILTVHAAKGLEWQVVAVPHLSGRIFPSTAQTRTWLSDPAELPPLLRGDRATTTDHGVPVLDSSDVNDRKMLGDRINDHKRHLEQRRVDEERRLLYVALTRAEDTLLLSGHHWGGTEGKPRGPSEFLEELKGIIEQADQDGQPCGVVEQWAPPPPDGERNPLRDNVKEVLWPADPAGDRRAVVDRGAELVARAMADPTVTAEDVDGWAADVDALLAERERAAQKTPLTLPNEVSVSTLVDLSTDPDAVLSRLNRRVPARPDPHASLGTAFHDWVQRYFGAERLFDLDDLPGAVDSDTRRVEAEQLTELQTSFMVSPWAARTPLDVEVPFDMVIGETMVRGRIDAVFADDDGGATVVDWKTGAPPDNPAAAQHAAIQLAVYRLAWAALSGCPVERVRAAFHYVRSGRTVRPADLPDVDHLAALLRGPQPAGQEAR, from the coding sequence ATGACCGACCGGTACAGTCCCGCCGAGTTGGCTTCTGCGCTCGGCCTTTTCGCCCCGACCGACGAGCAGGCGGCGGTGATCGCCGCGCCGCCGGGGCCGGTCGTGGTGATCGCCGGTGCCGGGGCGGGAAAGACCGAGACCATGGCCGCACGGGTGGTGTGGCTGGTCGCCAACGGATACGCGACGCCGGGGCAGGTCCTCGGGCTGACCTTCACCCGCAAGGCCGCCGGTCAGTTGCTGCGCCGCGTGCGCACGCGACTGGCGCGGCTCGCCGGGGCGGGGTTGGTGCCCGCGGGCGCGGCCGGGTCGGACGCCGTCGACGACCCGCCGACGGTCAGCACGTATCACGCGTTCGCCGGGACACTGTTGCGCGAACACGGGCTGCTGCTGCCGATCGAACCGGAAACCCGCCTGATCACGGCGACCGAGATGTGGCAGCTGGCCCACCGGGTCGTCTGCGAGCATCCCGGCCCGCTCGAGATCGACAAGACTCCGGCGGTGGTCACCTCGATGGTGCTGCGCCTCGCCGGTCAACTCGCCGAACACCTCGTCGACACCGACGAGTTGCGCGACACCCACGTCGAACTCGAGCGCCTGGTGCACACGTTGCCCGCCGGCCCCCATCAGCGGGACCGGGGGCCCAGCCAGTGGTTGCTGCGCATGCTCGCCACCCAGACCGAGCGCACCGAGCTCATCCCGCTGATCGACGCGCTGCACCGTCGTATGCAGGACGAGAAGGTGATGGACTTCGGGATGCAGATGGCCGCCGCCGCCCGGCTCGCCGCCGCCTTCCCGCAGGTCGGCGTGCAACTGCGGGAGCGGTACCGCGTGGTGCTGCTCGACGAATACCAGGACACCGGACACGCGCAGCGCGTGGCGTTGTCGGCGCTGTTCGGCGGCGGTGTCGACGACGCTCTGGCCCTCACCGCGGTCGGCGATCCGATCCAGTCCATCTACGGCTGGCGGGGCGCGTCCGCGACGAACCTGCCCCGCTTCGCCACCGACTTTCCGCGCTCCGACGGCAGCCCCGCGCCCACGCTGGAACTGCGCACCAGTTGGCGGAATCCGCCGAGCACACTGCACCTGGCCAACGCGGTGTCCGCCGAGGCGCGGCAGCGGTCGGTGGCGGTCCGGTCGTTACGGCCCCGTCCCGGTGCCGAACCCGGGACCATCCGGCTCGCCCTGCTCAACGACGTTGCACTGGAGCGCGATTGGGTGGCCGATGCGGTCGCGGATCGCTACCACGCCGCGCGCGCCGAAGGGCAGCCGCCACCCACGGCGGCGGTGCTGCTGCGCCGCAACGCCGATGCGGCACCGATGGCCGATGCGCTCACCGCCCGCGGTGTTCCCGTCGAGGTGGTCGGACTGGCCGGCCTGCTCGGGATCACCGAGGTCGCCGACGTGGTGGCGATGCTGCGCCTGGTCGCCGATCCCACCGCGGGGGCGGCGGCGGTGCGCACCGTGACCGGTCCGCGGTGGCGGCTCGGCGGCCGCGACATCGCGGCGCTGTGGCGGCGCGCCGTCGACATCGACGGCGCCGGGAGCGCGGGTCCGGATGCCACCGCGGCGCAGATCGTGGCGCGGGCCGCACCGGATGCCGACGCCGCGTGCCTGGCCGATGCGATCTGCGATCCCGGACCCGCCGAACGGTATTCGGCGGAGGGGTATCGCCGCATCGTCGCCCTGGGCCGCGAATTGACCTCGTTGCGCGGCCATCTCGGCTTGCCGCTGCCCGATCTCGTCGCGGAGGTGCGCCGGGTGCTCGGTGTCGATGCCGAGGCCCGCGCGGGGATGCCGGTAGCCGCGGGCTGGTCGGGCACCGAGCACCTCGACGCGTTCGTCGACGTCGTCGCGGACTACGCGAGCCGCCCGGGCGCCACGATCGACGGGTTGCTCGCCTATCTCGATGCGGCGGTGGAGGTCGAGAACGGCCTGGCGCCAGCGGAGCTCGCGGTCTCGACGGAGCGGGTGCAGATTTTGACCGTGCACGCCGCCAAGGGGTTGGAGTGGCAGGTCGTGGCGGTGCCGCACCTGAGCGGTCGTATCTTCCCGTCGACCGCGCAGACCCGCACGTGGCTGTCCGACCCGGCCGAGCTGCCCCCGCTGCTGCGCGGCGACCGTGCGACCACCACCGACCACGGCGTGCCCGTGCTCGACAGTTCCGACGTCAACGATCGAAAGATGCTGGGCGACAGGATCAACGATCACAAACGTCACCTCGAGCAGCGCCGCGTCGATGAGGAACGGCGGCTGCTGTACGTGGCGCTGACGCGCGCCGAGGACACGCTGCTCCTCTCGGGACACCACTGGGGCGGTACGGAGGGCAAGCCGCGCGGCCCGTCGGAATTCCTCGAGGAACTCAAGGGCATCATCGAGCAGGCTGATCAGGACGGTCAGCCGTGCGGGGTCGTCGAACAGTGGGCACCGCCACCGCCGGACGGCGAGAGAAACCCGTTGCGCGACAACGTCAAAGAGGTGCTCTGGCCGGCCGACCCGGCCGGTGACCGGCGGGCGGTGGTGGACCGGGGCGCCGAACTGGTGGCCCGCGCGATGGCGGACCCGACCGTGACCGCCGAGGATGTGGACGGCTGGGCAGCCGACGTGGACGCGCTGCTCGCCGAACGTGAGCGCGCAGCCCAGAAGACGCCGCTGACACTGCCGAATGAGGTGTCGGTCAGCACGCTGGTGGATCTGAGCACCGATCCCGACGCTGTGCTGTCGCGGTTGAACCGGCGGGTGCCCGCGCGCCCCGATCCCCACGCCTCGCTGGGGACGGCGTTCCACGACTGGGTGCAGCGCTACTTCGGCGCGGAGCGGTTGTTCGACCTCGACGATCTGCCCGGCGCGGTCGACAGCGACACCCGGCGCGTCGAAGCCGAACAGCTCACCGAACTGCAGACGTCGTTCATGGTGTCCCCGTGGGCCGCTCGTACACCGCTCGACGTGGAGGTGCCGTTCGACATGGTCATCGGCGAGACCATGGTGCGGGGCCGCATCGACGCGGTGTTCGCCGACGACGACGGCGGCGCCACGGTCGTCGACTGGAAGACCGGGGCACCGCCGGACAACCCGGCCGCCGCGCAGCACGCCGCGATCCAGCTCGCCGTCTACCGGCTCGCGTGGGCCGCGCTCAGTGGCTGCCCGGTGGAGCGGGTGCGGGCGGCGTTCCACTACGTCCGCTCAGGCCGGACGGTGCGCCCAGCGGATCTGCCCGACGTCGACCACCTCGCGGCACTGCTGCGCGGGCCGCAGCCGGCGGGTCAGGAAGCGCGGTAG
- a CDS encoding ATP-dependent helicase, translating into MTAPDVESPVTDRTDPRTLLGPGQRGVVRVLGGPGTGKSTLLVDAAAAHIAAGADPESVLLLTGSASLRSAARAAVTRRLLEGGARQVVREPLVRTIHSYAFAVLRLAAQRNGDAPPRLITSAEQDGIIRELLAGDLEDGDRSPVAWPAALRPALATAGFATELRDLMARCTERGVDPVALQRLGRSSRRPEWAAAGRFAQAYEQIMLLRSAVGMAAPQATTPALGAAELVGAALEALATDADLLAAERTRIGLLLVDDAQHLDPQAALLVRVLAAGADLTVLAGDPDQSVFGYRGADPALLRADDGLAVTLTRSHRCAPAVARAITGIAKRLPGQRAELVGSGPEDGSVAVRIAATAHAESALIADALRRAHLVDGVPWSQMAVVVRSLPRAGASLARALTAAGVPVDLPAAAPLADEPAVRALLTVLEATADGVTGAHAEALLAGPIGRVDPVTMRQLRRALRRADGSRPPREFADLLVAALTGPPPEVSAELQRPLRRVRSVLSAARRSVEDGLDPRHTLWQAWHRSGLQRRWLAASERGGAAGAQADRDLDAVTALFDVADQYVTRTTGASLRGLLDHVHTLGLPPARRGEQRTPQAVAVLSAHAALAGEWEVVVIAGLQEGLWPNTIPRGGVLGTQRLVDVLDGVIDSADRAVSTRAPLLAEERRLLIAALGRARRRVLVTAVDSDCGDEAMLPSPFCQELTALATDPGDGPAVPVRAPRVLAPSALVGRLRAVVCAPDGAVEDAARECAAAQLARLAAAGVPGADPGQWHAMTALSTEEPLWGDDQQVVTLSPSTLQTLADCPLRWLLERHGGRDGRDVRSAVGSLLHALVSESGRTESQLLNDLERVWDDLPFEAQWFAANELTRHQAMLSAFEQWRAQTRRELTEVGTEIDVDGVICESADGVPAVRVRGRLDRLERDSAGRLVVVDMKTGKSPVTKDDAQRHAQLAMYQLAVAAGLLADGEVPGGGKLVYLGKCGAAGPTEREQDALTADTAEQWRRDVGAAAAATRGPSFAARVNDSCSHCPVRSSCPAQAAGERA; encoded by the coding sequence ATGACCGCACCGGACGTCGAGTCGCCCGTCACCGACCGCACCGATCCCCGCACGCTGCTGGGGCCCGGGCAGCGCGGTGTGGTGCGGGTCCTCGGGGGTCCGGGGACCGGAAAGTCGACGCTGCTCGTCGACGCCGCCGCCGCGCACATCGCCGCCGGCGCCGATCCGGAATCGGTTCTGCTCCTGACCGGTTCGGCGTCCCTGCGGTCGGCGGCACGCGCCGCGGTGACCCGCAGACTGCTCGAGGGCGGCGCCCGCCAGGTGGTCCGTGAACCACTCGTCCGCACCATCCACTCGTACGCGTTCGCGGTGCTGCGGCTCGCCGCCCAGCGCAACGGTGATGCGCCGCCGCGGCTGATCACCAGCGCCGAACAGGACGGCATCATCCGCGAACTGCTCGCCGGTGACCTCGAGGACGGTGACCGATCGCCGGTCGCGTGGCCGGCCGCGCTGCGCCCGGCGCTCGCCACCGCGGGTTTCGCGACCGAACTGCGCGATCTGATGGCCCGGTGCACCGAACGCGGTGTGGATCCCGTTGCACTGCAACGGCTCGGGCGGTCGTCGCGTCGCCCGGAGTGGGCGGCGGCGGGCCGGTTCGCCCAGGCCTACGAGCAGATCATGCTGTTGCGCTCGGCGGTCGGCATGGCCGCACCCCAGGCGACCACACCGGCCCTCGGGGCCGCCGAACTGGTCGGCGCCGCGTTGGAGGCATTGGCGACGGATGCCGACCTGCTCGCCGCCGAGCGGACCCGCATCGGCCTGCTGCTGGTCGACGACGCCCAGCACCTCGATCCGCAGGCCGCGCTGCTGGTGCGGGTACTGGCCGCGGGCGCCGATCTCACGGTGCTCGCCGGCGACCCCGACCAGTCGGTGTTCGGTTACCGCGGTGCCGATCCGGCCCTCCTGCGCGCCGACGACGGACTCGCGGTCACGCTGACGCGGTCCCACCGTTGCGCACCCGCGGTGGCCCGGGCGATCACCGGTATCGCCAAGCGGCTGCCCGGTCAGCGTGCCGAGCTCGTGGGCTCGGGACCCGAGGACGGTTCGGTCGCGGTGCGGATCGCCGCCACCGCCCATGCCGAATCGGCGCTGATCGCCGATGCGCTGCGCCGCGCGCACCTGGTCGACGGCGTCCCATGGTCACAGATGGCCGTCGTCGTGCGCTCGCTGCCCCGTGCCGGTGCCTCGCTGGCGCGTGCGCTCACCGCGGCGGGGGTGCCCGTCGATCTGCCCGCCGCCGCGCCATTGGCCGACGAGCCGGCCGTACGTGCGCTGCTGACGGTGCTCGAGGCCACCGCCGACGGGGTGACCGGCGCCCACGCGGAGGCGCTGCTGGCCGGTCCGATCGGCCGAGTCGATCCGGTCACCATGCGTCAGCTCCGTCGTGCGCTGCGCCGCGCCGACGGCAGCCGGCCACCGCGGGAGTTCGCCGACCTGCTCGTCGCCGCGCTGACCGGTCCGCCGCCGGAGGTCTCGGCGGAACTGCAGCGACCACTGCGCAGGGTGCGGTCTGTGCTGTCGGCCGCCCGCCGCAGCGTCGAGGACGGGCTCGACCCGCGGCACACGCTGTGGCAGGCGTGGCATCGCAGCGGGCTGCAGCGGCGGTGGCTCGCGGCGAGCGAGCGCGGCGGCGCCGCGGGCGCACAGGCCGACCGGGACCTGGACGCGGTCACCGCGCTGTTCGACGTCGCCGACCAGTACGTCACCCGTACCACGGGCGCCTCGCTGCGCGGTCTCCTCGATCACGTGCACACGCTCGGGCTGCCGCCCGCGCGCCGCGGCGAGCAGCGCACCCCGCAGGCCGTCGCCGTGCTCAGTGCACATGCCGCACTGGCCGGCGAATGGGAGGTCGTCGTGATCGCGGGGCTCCAAGAAGGATTGTGGCCCAACACCATTCCCCGCGGCGGGGTCCTGGGCACCCAGCGCCTTGTCGACGTGCTGGACGGGGTGATCGATTCCGCCGACCGGGCGGTGTCCACCCGCGCACCGCTGCTCGCCGAGGAACGCCGGTTGCTGATCGCGGCCCTTGGGCGGGCCCGCCGTCGCGTCCTGGTGACCGCGGTCGACAGCGACTGCGGTGACGAGGCGATGCTGCCGTCGCCGTTCTGTCAGGAGCTGACGGCGCTGGCCACCGATCCGGGCGACGGTCCGGCGGTTCCCGTCCGGGCGCCGCGGGTGCTCGCACCGTCCGCGCTGGTGGGCCGGTTGCGGGCGGTGGTGTGCGCGCCTGACGGCGCCGTCGAGGATGCGGCCCGCGAATGCGCGGCGGCGCAGCTGGCCCGGTTGGCGGCCGCCGGTGTGCCCGGCGCCGATCCCGGCCAGTGGCACGCGATGACGGCGCTGTCCACCGAGGAGCCGCTGTGGGGCGACGATCAGCAGGTCGTCACGTTGTCGCCGTCGACGCTGCAGACGCTCGCCGACTGTCCCCTGCGCTGGCTGCTCGAGCGCCACGGCGGGCGCGACGGCCGCGACGTGCGGTCGGCGGTGGGGTCGCTGCTGCACGCGCTGGTGTCCGAATCGGGCAGGACCGAGAGCCAGCTGCTCAACGACCTCGAAAGGGTTTGGGACGATCTGCCGTTCGAGGCGCAGTGGTTCGCCGCCAACGAGCTGACGCGCCACCAGGCGATGCTGTCGGCGTTCGAGCAGTGGCGTGCCCAGACCCGCCGTGAGTTGACCGAGGTGGGCACGGAGATCGACGTCGACGGCGTCATCTGCGAATCCGCGGACGGTGTGCCCGCCGTCCGCGTGCGCGGCCGCCTCGACCGGTTGGAGCGCGACAGTGCCGGCCGGCTGGTGGTCGTCGACATGAAGACCGGGAAGAGCCCGGTCACCAAGGACGACGCCCAGCGGCACGCCCAGTTGGCGATGTACCAGCTGGCCGTCGCGGCGGGACTGCTCGCCGACGGTGAGGTGCCCGGCGGCGGCAAGCTGGTCTATCTGGGCAAGTGCGGCGCGGCAGGCCCGACCGAGCGGGAGCAGGACGCGTTGACCGCCGACACCGCCGAGCAGTGGCGCAGGGATGTCGGCGCGGCGGCCGCGGCCACGCGGGGACCCTCGTTCGCCGCGCGGGTCAACGACAGCTGCTCGCACTGCCCGGTGCGCAGCAGCTGCCCCGCCCAGGCTGCCGGAGAGCGCGCATGA
- a CDS encoding alpha/beta fold hydrolase produces MTSRGSDKSPSVPAGTIVEVSLHVHRYGPSAPAQLLAVHGLTGHGQRWQTLAERYLPEFAVAAPDLIGHGRSTWAAPWTLDANTEALAALLDADGGGPVVVAGHSFGGAVALALAAARPDLVSGLVLLDPAVGLDGEWMREIADEMFASPDYTDRAEARAEKVSGSWGEVDAAEVDRELDEHLISLPNGRSGWRISMPAMMSYWSELARPVTLPRDGTPTTLIRATRTDPPYATDELLTALDAALGPDLTVLQWDCDHMVGQAKPAETAAVIREHLERR; encoded by the coding sequence ATGACATCACGGGGGTCCGACAAGTCCCCGTCGGTGCCGGCTGGCACCATCGTCGAGGTGAGCCTGCATGTGCACCGCTACGGTCCCTCCGCACCCGCGCAGCTGCTGGCCGTGCACGGTTTGACCGGCCATGGTCAGCGCTGGCAGACGCTGGCGGAGCGGTACCTGCCCGAGTTCGCCGTGGCCGCACCGGACTTGATCGGCCACGGCAGGTCGACGTGGGCGGCGCCGTGGACGCTGGACGCCAACACCGAGGCGCTCGCCGCCCTGCTCGACGCCGACGGAGGCGGGCCGGTCGTGGTGGCCGGCCACTCCTTCGGTGGCGCGGTCGCCCTGGCCCTGGCGGCCGCGCGTCCGGACCTGGTGTCGGGGCTGGTGCTGCTCGACCCGGCGGTGGGCCTCGACGGTGAGTGGATGCGCGAGATCGCCGACGAGATGTTCGCCTCCCCCGACTACACCGACCGGGCCGAGGCGCGGGCGGAGAAGGTGTCCGGGTCGTGGGGGGAGGTCGATGCGGCCGAAGTGGACCGCGAACTCGACGAGCACCTGATCTCGCTGCCGAACGGCCGCAGCGGATGGCGGATCAGCATGCCGGCGATGATGTCGTACTGGAGTGAGCTGGCCCGGCCGGTCACGCTGCCGCGCGACGGGACGCCCACGACGCTGATCCGCGCGACGCGCACCGACCCGCCGTACGCCACCGATGAGCTGCTCACCGCGCTCGATGCCGCACTCGGACCGGATCTGACTGTGCTGCAATGGGATTGCGACCACATGGTGGGTCAGGCGAAACCGGCGGAGACGGCCGCGGTGATCCGCGAGCACCTCGAACGGCGCTGA
- a CDS encoding MGMT family protein, with protein MAAITDEQVEAVRALVARIPPGRVATYGDIADAAELSSPRIVGWIMRTDSSDLPWHRVIGASGRPAPHLATRQLELLRAEGVLAVDGRVPLREVRHTF; from the coding sequence GTGGCGGCCATCACCGACGAACAGGTGGAGGCCGTGCGCGCGCTGGTGGCCCGGATCCCACCGGGACGGGTCGCGACCTACGGCGACATCGCCGACGCCGCCGAGTTGTCGAGCCCGCGCATCGTCGGCTGGATCATGCGCACCGACTCGTCGGACCTGCCGTGGCACCGGGTGATCGGCGCGAGCGGGCGGCCCGCGCCGCACCTGGCCACCCGCCAACTCGAACTGCTGCGCGCCGAAGGGGTGCTCGCCGTCGACGGCCGGGTGCCGTTGCGCGAGGTGCGCCACACCTTCTGA
- a CDS encoding TIGR02569 family protein, giving the protein MSTERPPDHVLAAFGLVGVRPVPLGSSWEGGWRCGEVVLSMIADHARAAWSAKVRETLFVDGVRLARPVRSTDGRYVVAGWRADTFVAGTPEPRHDEVVSAAVRLHEATAKLERPRFLTQPPVAPWADVDVFIAADRAAWEERPLHSLPPGARVAPGSSDGQRSIELINQLATLRRVTKSPSQLVHGDLYGTVLFAGAAAPGITDITPYWRPASWAAGVVVVDALSWGEADDGLIERWASLPEWPQMLLRALIFRLAVHALHPRSTAAAFPGLARTAALVRLVL; this is encoded by the coding sequence GTGAGCACCGAGCGCCCGCCCGACCACGTCCTGGCCGCGTTCGGACTCGTCGGCGTGCGCCCGGTACCGCTCGGATCGAGCTGGGAGGGCGGCTGGCGCTGCGGCGAGGTCGTGTTGTCGATGATCGCCGACCACGCCCGGGCCGCCTGGTCGGCGAAGGTGCGCGAGACGCTGTTCGTCGACGGGGTGCGGCTGGCGCGGCCCGTGCGATCCACCGACGGGCGTTATGTCGTGGCCGGTTGGCGGGCCGACACGTTCGTCGCCGGCACTCCGGAACCCCGGCATGACGAGGTGGTGTCCGCGGCGGTGCGGCTGCACGAGGCCACCGCGAAACTCGAGCGGCCGCGGTTCCTCACCCAGCCGCCCGTGGCGCCGTGGGCCGACGTCGACGTGTTCATCGCCGCGGACCGCGCGGCCTGGGAGGAGCGTCCGCTGCACTCCCTGCCGCCGGGTGCGCGGGTGGCACCTGGCTCGTCCGACGGGCAACGCTCGATCGAACTGATCAATCAGCTCGCCACCCTGCGGCGGGTCACCAAGAGCCCGAGCCAGCTGGTGCACGGCGATCTCTACGGGACGGTGCTGTTCGCCGGTGCCGCCGCGCCGGGGATCACCGACATCACGCCGTACTGGCGGCCGGCATCGTGGGCGGCGGGCGTGGTGGTCGTCGACGCGTTGTCGTGGGGTGAAGCCGACGACGGCCTGATCGAGCGCTGGGCGTCGCTGCCGGAGTGGCCGCAGATGCTGTTGCGCGCGTTGATATTCCGGCTCGCCGTCCATGCCCTGCACCCGCGGTCGACGGCCGCGGCGTTCCCCGGTCTGGCGCGGACCGCGGCGCTGGTGCGGCTGGTGCTCTAA
- the moeZ gene encoding adenylyltransferase/sulfurtransferase MoeZ, translating into MPPLVEPAGELTREEVARYSRHLIIPDLGVDGQKRLKNAKVLVIGAGGLGSPTLLYLAAAGVGTIGIVEFDVVDESNLQRQIIHGQSDIGRSKAQSARDSVLEINPLVEVRLHEVRLEPDNAVELFSQYDLILDGTDNFATRYLVNDAAVLAGKPYVWGSIYRFEGQVSVFWEDAPADEDGNERGLNYRDLYPEPPPPGMVPSCAEGGVLGILCASIASVMGTEAIKLITGIGEPLLGRLMVYDALDMTYRTIKIRKDPATPKITELIDYEAFCGVVSEAAAEAAADSTVTPRELRELIDAGKPVALIDVREPVEWDINHIEGAELIPKSAIEAGDGLAKLPHDRIPVLYCKTGVRSAEALAAVKRAGFSDALHLQGGIVAWARQLEPDMVMY; encoded by the coding sequence TTGCCTCCGCTGGTGGAGCCGGCGGGCGAACTGACCCGCGAAGAGGTCGCACGCTACAGCCGTCACCTGATCATTCCCGACCTCGGTGTCGACGGACAGAAGCGGCTCAAGAACGCCAAGGTGCTCGTGATCGGCGCCGGCGGCCTGGGCTCGCCGACGCTGCTGTACCTGGCCGCGGCCGGGGTGGGCACCATCGGCATCGTCGAATTCGACGTCGTCGACGAATCCAACCTGCAGCGCCAGATCATCCACGGCCAGTCCGACATCGGGCGGTCCAAGGCCCAGAGCGCGCGCGATTCGGTGCTCGAGATCAACCCGCTGGTGGAGGTGCGGCTGCACGAGGTGCGGCTGGAGCCCGACAACGCCGTCGAACTGTTCTCGCAGTACGACCTCATCCTCGATGGCACCGACAACTTCGCCACCCGCTACCTGGTCAACGACGCCGCGGTGCTGGCCGGTAAGCCCTACGTCTGGGGTTCGATCTACCGGTTCGAAGGCCAGGTGTCGGTGTTCTGGGAGGACGCGCCGGCCGACGAGGACGGCAACGAGCGGGGCCTCAACTACCGCGACCTCTACCCCGAACCGCCGCCCCCGGGCATGGTGCCGTCCTGCGCCGAAGGTGGCGTGCTGGGCATCCTGTGCGCGTCGATCGCGTCGGTGATGGGCACGGAGGCCATCAAGCTGATCACCGGCATCGGCGAACCGCTGCTCGGCCGCCTGATGGTGTACGACGCGCTGGACATGACGTACCGCACGATCAAGATCCGCAAGGATCCCGCGACGCCGAAGATCACCGAACTGATCGACTACGAGGCCTTCTGCGGCGTGGTTTCCGAGGCGGCCGCCGAGGCCGCCGCCGACTCCACCGTCACCCCGCGGGAACTGCGCGAGCTGATCGACGCGGGTAAGCCGGTGGCGCTGATCGACGTGCGCGAGCCGGTCGAGTGGGACATCAACCACATCGAGGGCGCCGAGCTGATCCCGAAGTCGGCGATCGAGGCGGGCGACGGGCTCGCGAAGCTGCCGCACGACCGGATCCCGGTGCTGTACTGCAAGACCGGGGTCCGCTCCGCGGAGGCGCTGGCCGCGGTGAAGCGGGCCGGGTTCTCCGATGCGCTGCACCTGCAGGGCGGCATCGTGGCGTGGGCCCGGCAACTCGAGCCCGACATGGTGATGTACTGA
- a CDS encoding DUF3152 domain-containing protein, which produces MTYDPRARGGPTGPERRGDGRVPAVRTEWQDPRRAHRDPLRAQRDPLTEDSGRARSNRDERRHWRKQTWVGRFVSTYGWRAYALPVLAVLTVVVIYQTVTGTSVPQQAADEEGPVQGPPTIGVASTAIVGAPPRGLTQFDANLPTGILPAGGPFTEAGARTWHIVPGTSPQVGQGTTKNFTYTVEVEDGLDTTGFGGDEGFARMVDQTLANPKSWTHNPQFAFTRIDAGVPDFRVSLTSPLTIREGCGYDIPLEASCYNPAYLGDQPRVFINEARWVRGAVPFQGDIGSYRQYVINHEVGHAIGYQRHESCLENGALAPIMMQQTFSTANDDAARFDPETVRADGLTCRFNPWPYPIA; this is translated from the coding sequence GTGACCTACGACCCCCGGGCGCGTGGCGGACCCACGGGTCCTGAGCGTCGCGGGGACGGCCGGGTCCCGGCGGTGCGCACGGAGTGGCAGGATCCGCGGCGCGCCCACCGCGATCCGCTGCGCGCTCAGCGCGACCCGCTGACCGAGGACAGCGGGCGCGCCCGGTCCAACCGCGACGAGCGCAGACACTGGCGCAAACAGACGTGGGTCGGCCGGTTCGTCTCGACGTACGGGTGGCGGGCGTACGCGCTGCCGGTGCTCGCGGTGCTCACCGTCGTCGTCATCTATCAGACCGTCACCGGCACCAGCGTGCCGCAGCAGGCCGCCGATGAGGAGGGCCCGGTCCAGGGCCCCCCGACGATCGGCGTGGCCAGCACCGCGATCGTCGGCGCGCCGCCCCGCGGGCTCACCCAGTTCGACGCCAACCTGCCGACCGGGATCCTGCCCGCCGGCGGGCCGTTCACCGAGGCCGGCGCCCGGACCTGGCACATCGTTCCCGGCACCTCGCCGCAGGTCGGGCAGGGGACCACCAAGAACTTCACCTACACCGTCGAGGTGGAGGACGGACTCGACACGACCGGGTTCGGCGGTGACGAGGGTTTCGCTCGGATGGTCGACCAGACGCTGGCCAATCCGAAGAGCTGGACCCACAACCCTCAGTTCGCGTTCACCCGGATCGACGCCGGGGTGCCCGACTTCCGGGTGTCGCTGACCTCACCGCTGACCATCCGCGAGGGCTGCGGCTACGACATCCCGCTCGAGGCGTCCTGCTACAACCCGGCTTATCTCGGCGACCAGCCCCGGGTGTTCATCAACGAGGCGCGCTGGGTGCGGGGCGCGGTGCCGTTCCAGGGTGACATCGGGTCCTACCGGCAGTACGTCATCAACCACGAGGTCGGTCACGCGATCGGCTACCAGCGCCACGAATCCTGCCTCGAGAACGGGGCGCTGGCGCCGATCATGATGCAGCAGACGTTCTCCACCGCCAACGACGACGCCGCGCGGTTCGACCCGGAGACCGTGCGCGCCGACGGGCTGACGTGCCGCTTCAATCCCTGGCCGTATCCGATCGCCTGA